GCACCTGAGCTGCTGTCCCTGGGGCTCAGAGATGAGTGGACCCAGGGGGAGACCCCACACCTACTCAAGCGATAGCAGccaaatacagaaaacagaactTTATTCCAAGGACGAGagagtatttaaaattatttacagtCATTGAAAATGACGTGGAGGGGGCTGAGCCCTAGCTCTGCGAGAGGAGCCCCTTCTGCGCAGCCCCCCCACCGGCTCAAGGTGTTCACACAACACACACCCTTGACCACTTGCCGCAGGGCTGGGGTGCTCCAGGGCTTGCGCCTTGGGGCCTGGGCCAGTTTCTGCCCCGGGCCTGCCTCCTGGGGGAGGGCCTAGCAGAACCCATCCCGGGAGACTGGCAGAAGGGGGCCAGGAAAATGATTACACGGGGAGGCAAGTCTGTGGGGCCCGAGGGGCCGAGTGAGGTGGGGCCGGGTGGCTTCTAGCTCCACACGTCCAGGGAGTAGCGGCCCTTGGTCATCAGCTTCTTGATGTAGTCCACGGCCTGGGCATGCTCCATGGCCCCCACCTCGGCCACGATGTCGTAGAAGGTGTTCTGCACGTCCCTCGCCATGTTCCGAGCGTCCCTGGGGTGAGAAGAGGGGGCGCTACGCCGGGGGGCCCCCCCACGGACGGGCAGGCCTTGCAtcccccctcctctgccctcactCACCCGCAGACATAGATGTGGGCGCCGGCCTCGTGGATCAGCTGCCACAGATGCTCCTTGTCCCTCTTCAGTAAGTGCTGCACGTAGACCTGGGGGGGGGAAGGCAAAGACCCTGTGAGCAGCGGCCCCATGGCTGCGAGTCCCGGctcccgccccccggccccgagGCCTCACCTTGTGGGGCTGCTCCCGGGAGAAGGCCACGTTGAGCTGGGTGAGGGAGCCGTCCTGGTGGAACTGGGCCAGCTCCTCGCGGTACAGGTAGTCCTCGTCAGAGCGGCGGCAGCCGTAGTAGAGCAATGTCTCCCCCACCTCCTTGCCTGGGCGGTGGGGCAGGAGTGAGCAGGGACGTGGCTGCACGGGACCTCACGGGACCCCAGAGAACCCGGGCCAGGCCCGCACTTACCCTGCTGCCGCAGCCAGGCCCGCTCCTGGATAAAGCCGATGAATGGGGCCACCCCCGTGCCGGGCCCCACCATGATGACCGGGGTGGCCGCCTTGAAGGGCAGGCGGAACTGGGACTTGCGCACGAACATGGGCACCAGGGCCCGGCGCCCGTTCTCCCCGGCTGGCTCCTTGGCGCGCAGCCAGCTGGTGGCCACGCCCTTGTTGATGCGGCCGGACCGGGTCTGGTACTCCACGGCCACGGCGCAGATGTGCACGGAGTTGGGGTGGacctgggatggggtggggtgagcACGCCTGAGGCTCCCTCCATGcggctgccctccctgcctccatcctggggtcctgctcagGGCTCTTCCCCACCCTCGGGGTGCCCCTGGTTCCCCAGAAGCCCTTCCTGGCTGGCCCTGGATGCGGGCTGGGAGCCGGTTGTAGTGTCCCACCCGCTGGGCCCTGGGCTCTAGCTGCCTGCCCGCACCCCTGGGGAAGAGCTGGGGCCACAGTTTAGGGCACCCCACAGGCCCTGCCCTCTCTAACCAGCTGCCCCGCACCTTGGAGGACGAGGCGATGGAGTAGTAGCGGGCCTGGAGCCGGGGCAGCAGCTCGCACAGGTGGTCGATGGGGGGCCGCAGGGACGGGTAGTCCTGCAGGATGGCCAGGATGTGCCTCCGGGCCTCCACCACCCAGCTCAGGTACAGCTCCTGGGGGAGACGGGAGCGGGGTGAGGCGCGGACCGAGGTGGCGGCGCCCCGGGTGCCGGCAGTGGGAGGGACGGGCCTACCTTGCCCTCGCCCGAGGAGGAGGCCATCTTGCGCAGGTGCTCCTGCTCGGTGGGCTCAGAGGCGTACTGGGCCAGCTCGTAGAGCACGTTGGTGCGGGGTGGGTTGGTGATGTCCAGGTAGTAGGTGAGGGCCGTGCGGtaggaggtggggcaggggaaggggtgcTTCTTGTTGGACTCCTCTgcggggagagaggaggaggatcTGGGGTCGGTGGCCGCTGCTCTGGCACCTGGAACCGTGGGGCCTCGGGCCCTGGGGACTCATTTCCACCAGCCGCCTCGGGCTCCGGCTGGAGGAGACGGGGCGGCCTGGATTCCAGGACTCACCGTCAAGGTTGTTCAGGGACATGACGACGTCCAGGTCGGCACCCAGGATCTCGCCAAGCTGGTTGACCAGGGCAGAGTCATTGGCTGGGTACACGGCCACATGGTCCCCAGATTCATacctggggggtggaggggaatgtgaggctcaggtggggtggggtggggtgggggaggtggcctGGAGGCCCCaagtgggctgggggcaggggcggctGCTGGCACCTGAGTTTGGAGTCTGAGATGTCTAATTCCAGGTGCATGAGATGGCGCTCCGTTCCCTGGTTCAGTTTCCGGTTGGTGGTGACCGCGGCCAAGAACGGATTCTTGGCATCaaaggggctgggtggggaggagggcagctcAGTGATTGGCCAGGTCTTCCATCTGAATCTCCCTGCCCCCAAGGGACCCTTCTGGTTTCACAGGACACGGGGAACCGTAGAGCCGGCCTCCAAGGGCCCCAGGAAGGCTCTCCAATTGTGTGAAAGGTTCTCCCACGGGTCCATCCACAGCAGCACTCCCATAACCCCCCAGAGTGAACAGAGCTAGGTTATCTGTTCCccatttacagataaagaaacagaggctGGCCCCTAAAACCTGGGGAGACCTGCCACATGCCACCCAGGAGGACCCGGCCCCTTGAAGATGGCTCCCCAAGACCCAGGGTGACGGGCCCCCTGGTGACGGGAGCAGagcaccctcaccccccaccctggcctgtGTGCCGGCAGATATGGTTTTACCCTGCACGGTCACTGAAATGGGGGCTCTCCTATGAAGGCAGAGCTGCCGGTCTTCAGTCCTGGGGGCACCAGAGAGACTTTTCCTGGGCGCCCCCAGGAGCAAGGCAAGTCAAGAACCCAAGAGAGGAACACTGTTTTTGGACAAAAAGTCCAAATACTGAGGCAGGTCTTAAGGCAGTGAGCCCTTGTGCTGACGTTCAACCTGGACCCACAGCCAGACTCGCCGTCCTGCTCTGTACACTGGTCtacacccccgccccccgggatCTTTATGGAGCACAATGTCAAATGAACAACACACCGAGCTCCAGTCTCCCCGGGGTCGGGCCCTGGCCTGAGGGACCACTGGGAGGGGGCATGGGAGAGGCTAGGGCCAGGGTGCAGgcagcctcccctccctgctctgggcctcatGCCCTCCTGTGTGGTGGAGATGAGATCGTGGTGCTCCCACCCATGCCCGTCCTGGACGAGGGGGGAGATAAGGAAGCCCCACGGGATGGCCAGCTGCTGGGTGTGCAAGGGCCACAGGCCCCCAACCACGCTCTCCACCACTCACGGTTTCTGGTTCTCGTAGCTCTTCAGACGGCCCATCTCTCCCACGTACaccttggccatgtctatgtctgtGTGGACCACAAGCTCATACTGGCGAATGCTGGAAAGGGGAGACGGGGTGAGGCGGGGAGGGTCCGGAGGTGGTAGGAAGGAGAGCGAGTGGACACGGAGCCAGGAAGgtctgggcagcctggggtgCTGCAGGCTTTGAGCTCATTCTGTTATAAGGCGAGGAAAGCCCTGCGCGGTCCCTCACTTCCAGGCAGAGCCCAAGTGCCTCAGTCTGGGACTGGGACCCTCTCATTCTATGACTGAGCTTCTACCAGTTTCTCAATGTGTCCCCCCCAACCCGTTACCTCACCAGGCCTGGTCTCCCACCCTTGGGGGGCACTGGGCTCTGGCccccacccagtctgtggcataCCCTCACCTGGACTCCTCTCCGGTGGCTTCCACCCCGAAGTGTTCGCATACGGCCGGCCAGAACTGCTCTCGCCACGTGATGAAGTCCTCCTCCAGGCTGGTGAGAGGAGGGAATGAGCCcggccccagggagcccctgcCGCAGGCTGGCCACCCCGGGCACCCCTgggcccccggccccctccccacgCAGCCGGAGGCCACCCAGTGATGTGACTGAAGGGACTGGGCAGCGCTTGGGGTATCTGTGCTAACCCAGGGCAGCGAGAGGATGGGATAAAGCAGGGGCGTGGGGTGGGGACTGCCATCTGTTGTCCTGGGTGGTGCCTGGCAGGAGACTCGCTGACGCCTGGCTTCGCGCTCCCCTCAGGTACCACAGTGGGCCCCAACCCTGTGGGATTGGGgatgaggggcagggggcaggcacTCACTTTCCATCGTCATCGCCCATCCCCAGCTCAAAGATCCGCTGGGCGCCGAGCTGCTCCAGCCGCTTGTCCACGTACTTGCCCATGGCATTGAAGTGCTCGTAGGTCTTGTTCCCAAGGCCAAACACCTGTATGGACAGAGGAGCGGGTCTGAGGCTGGGTCGGGGTCGGGGGTGGGCCTCTCCGCTGCACCCTTGGGCCTCCATGGTAGTCAGACATCTTGTGCTGTGAGGCGGGACCGCCTGGCCCCTGGAAGTGGCTTTGTTTCAGTGCCATGCAGCCTGTAAGCCTCAACCCTGGGTGGGCAGCAGGttgctccccctgcccacctggtgCTCCTGGCCCTGCTAGGAGGCCATCTTGGCCAGCCTGCTAGGCCTTTCTCCACTTCAGTGCCCCACAACCAATGCCCCCTGGAGACAagtggggctggggacagggaaaGGGATGTTCTCAGCGTGGGGCCTGGGCAGAAGAGGCGGCTGCCCTGGGTCGCCccgccaggtgccccagcttgaAGCCCCCTGTCCTGACACCTCTGCCTGCCCTGACTGGTCGGAATGAGGTAGAAACTGGAGGCTTTCCCCTTGGACACGGGGTccagaggcccaggagaggcgCCACAGGCTGGGAAAGCCCCCGGAAGGAAGATGGGTTGGCTCACCGCATACTTGACTCCAGAGAGGTCCACATCGGTCTCCTGGAGCCAGTCGTAGAAGTCCTGGGCATTGTCTGTGGGGTCCCCTTCACCATAAGTGGCCATGCAGAACACTGCCAGGGAGTTCTCGATCTCTGGCAGGCTGCCCAGGTCGGCCTGGGGAGACAAGAGCCGGGCCCAGGCCCAGTGACCCATGACTGAGCCACGTCGGATCTGCGCCTGATGGGATGCAGACAGACGAGCCCGTGCCCTGCCCACGTAGCTGCCAGCCAGGGATGTCCTGTGTGCTGTGGGACGGGACAGAAGGGCTCCTTCGGGAAGGGGATCCAAGCAGTCAGGGAGGGCTGCATGGAGGTGGCTGGCGTTTGAACCAGTGAGTGGGACAACTAGACATGTGTTAGTTTTGAGTGGCAGCAGTACGTTGCCATAggaaagggagcagcaggcacaaAAGAACACatgtgggggcctgggtggtgacaggcagaagcagggtgGGTGCTGGGCCACCAGCTGGCACTCAGAACCTGGTTCCCTGTGCCCCCGGGGGGAGAACCTTGTCATCCCACAAAGTCCTGGGAGCACAGCAGGCCCTAACGAACTGTTGGCCAACTTAAAACACAGGTCTGCAGACAGATGGGTGGCGGTGGCGGTCACTGACACTGAAggtcggggtggggtggggacgggAGCCCAGGTCTGAGGGAAAGGACGTGGGCAGCAGGCTGGACCTGGGCCATGACTGGCAAGGACCCCATCAGGGGAGGAGCAGGATGGCGACGCTGGACTCCTCCCCAAGACCACCTGCTCCCTGCcagcctcttcccctccctggcccctgccTCTACCTCAGGCAGGCCTGGCTGTCATTAGCTCTCCTGGCCCCCAACAGGCAAGCAGACCAGTGGAAGCTCCCTGGGCTCTGGAGAGCTGCCGCCATGCTCGGGGAAGGATGAAGAGCAAAGGCCGGGAGGAGAATGAGCAGGGCAGGCCTGCCCCACATGGTCCCCCTAGAGAGGCTAGGGGCAGCAGACAGCAGGAAGTGGGCCCGAGTCCCGCAGACAGTCCTGTGGTGACACCTTGAGGGCAGCTGATGGGGGACGGGGGATCCTGCAGCTCCAACAGGGGGCCTTAACCCCCCAATTCTcaggctccccagcccctccGGAAGTGCTCCGGCCCCGTGGACCCTCTTCCTGCTCTGGTTACAGTTAATACACAAGAAACACGTGAGTTAATACAGCCTCGTCTCACAGCCCAGCCGCAGGGCTCTGTGAGATGCGCCCCCACTGCCCAGGGTTGCACGGCCGCCTCCCCTGCTGCTGCAGTTTGAGGGCAGAGCAGGGAGACGGCAAACAATTCCTTCCCGGACTGCTGAGACCTGTTCACTGTTCAAGCCGTGCCCGATCCCCTGGTGCTGAGCCCCCCTACGCACACTGGGCCAGCTCAGGAAGCTTGGAGCAGGGCAGGCTGGGTATGCACGGCGCCCGGAGCTCACATCTGCACGCCTGGGGCCACGTGGCTGCCTGGACAAATGGCAGGGGCTGCCCATTCCTCTCTGTCCCTTTGGCTGGCTCAGCCCTTTACACATACGGTTCCATGATCTGGGCACCCTGGTCAATGCAACTGGAAGGGCCGGGGTGTGGGGAGTGCTCACCAAGTCATATTCCTCGGGGTCTGCAGCCATGCCCCGCATCCCGTAGCGGTGGGCGTCCTTGGACAAGCGGTTGGCAAACTCCTCCGCTGTCCCCGTCTGGGAGCCGTAGAACACGATGATGTTCCTGCCCTAGAGAGGGCCAGACACACGGGGTCAGTGACGGACCAAGAGCCACAGGCTTCACCAGAGACTCGAGGTGACTGCAGGGCAGGCTAGGCAGGTGGGGTCCCTCAAGGGgcccccttccttcctgcctcaagtcctcctcttttattttttttaagattttatttatttattcatgagagacacacagagagaggcagagacacaggcagagggagaagcaggctccacacagggagccccacgtgggactcgatcccgggactccaggatcacgccccgggctgaaggcggcgctaaactgctgagccacccgggctgccctcaagtcCTCCTAAGTCACTTTGGAGTGATCGTCTCGCTGCCACAGCTACTGTGGTGGACAGTGACCAAGGCCACCTAGCCACACAGCTGCAAGATCATACTTAGGACAGATTATTAagtgacacatgaaaagacacaatGGAATgttcagtggaaaaaaaagtgaacaaatagGATGTATAGCACACTCCCATTTTGTTCTGGACTCACTGCGTGTACATCTATgcattttgctctctctctctcacacacacacacacacacacacacacacgcgtgtgCCAGGGGGAGACTCGCAAGCAGTATACCAAATGGAGAACCGTGGGCGATTCCTAAATCCACATTATACAAATCTAGACGATAGGAAAGGTACCCAGTGGATGGGCTCCCACGCTCCTCactccacctgcctcctccccatgGCCTCTGCCGCAGCTGCTGAGAAACCGGACCTCTATTACCCAGACTCCCTTGTGGCCAGGGGTGCATC
This genomic window from Canis aureus isolate CA01 chromosome 8, VMU_Caureus_v.1.0, whole genome shotgun sequence contains:
- the POR gene encoding NADPH--cytochrome P450 reductase isoform X2, which codes for MEDSSMDASATVSETVVEEVSLFSMTDMILFSLIVGLLTYWFLFRKKKDEIPEFTTIQPMTSSAKDSSFVEKMKKTGRNIIVFYGSQTGTAEEFANRLSKDAHRYGMRGMAADPEEYDLADLGSLPEIENSLAVFCMATYGEGDPTDNAQDFYDWLQETDVDLSGVKYAVFGLGNKTYEHFNAMGKYVDKRLEQLGAQRIFELGMGDDDGNLEEDFITWREQFWPAVCEHFGVEATGEESSIRQYELVVHTDIDMAKVYVGEMGRLKSYENQKPPFDAKNPFLAAVTTNRKLNQGTERHLMHLELDISDSKLRYESGDHVAVYPANDSALVNQLGEILGADLDVVMSLNNLDEESNKKHPFPCPTSYRTALTYYLDITNPPRTNVLYELAQYASEPTEQEHLRKMASSSGEGKELYLSWVVEARRHILAILQDYPSLRPPIDHLCELLPRLQARYYSIASSSKVHPNSVHICAVAVEYQTRSGRINKGVATSWLRAKEPAGENGRRALVPMFVRKSQFRLPFKAATPVIMVGPGTGVAPFIGFIQERAWLRQQGKEVGETLLYYGCRRSDEDYLYREELAQFHQDGSLTQLNVAFSREQPHKVYVQHLLKRDKEHLWQLIHEAGAHIYVCGDARNMARDVQNTFYDIVAEVGAMEHAQAVDYIKKLMTKGRYSLDVWS
- the POR gene encoding NADPH--cytochrome P450 reductase isoform X3, encoding MGCTYSSPRDEPTLRRTSSAKDSSFVEKMKKTGRNIIVFYGSQTGTAEEFANRLSKDAHRYGMRGMAADPEEYDLADLGSLPEIENSLAVFCMATYGEGDPTDNAQDFYDWLQETDVDLSGVKYAVFGLGNKTYEHFNAMGKYVDKRLEQLGAQRIFELGMGDDDGNLEEDFITWREQFWPAVCEHFGVEATGEESSIRQYELVVHTDIDMAKVYVGEMGRLKSYENQKPPFDAKNPFLAAVTTNRKLNQGTERHLMHLELDISDSKLRYESGDHVAVYPANDSALVNQLGEILGADLDVVMSLNNLDEESNKKHPFPCPTSYRTALTYYLDITNPPRTNVLYELAQYASEPTEQEHLRKMASSSGEGKELYLSWVVEARRHILAILQDYPSLRPPIDHLCELLPRLQARYYSIASSSKVHPNSVHICAVAVEYQTRSGRINKGVATSWLRAKEPAGENGRRALVPMFVRKSQFRLPFKAATPVIMVGPGTGVAPFIGFIQERAWLRQQGKEVGETLLYYGCRRSDEDYLYREELAQFHQDGSLTQLNVAFSREQPHKVYVQHLLKRDKEHLWQLIHEAGAHIYVCGDARNMARDVQNTFYDIVAEVGAMEHAQAVDYIKKLMTKGRYSLDVWS
- the POR gene encoding NADPH--cytochrome P450 reductase isoform X1, producing MPAGLGLNPDSTAVRSLPLDKFPVNMEDSSMDASATVSETVVEEVSLFSMTDMILFSLIVGLLTYWFLFRKKKDEIPEFTTIQPMTSSAKDSSFVEKMKKTGRNIIVFYGSQTGTAEEFANRLSKDAHRYGMRGMAADPEEYDLADLGSLPEIENSLAVFCMATYGEGDPTDNAQDFYDWLQETDVDLSGVKYAVFGLGNKTYEHFNAMGKYVDKRLEQLGAQRIFELGMGDDDGNLEEDFITWREQFWPAVCEHFGVEATGEESSIRQYELVVHTDIDMAKVYVGEMGRLKSYENQKPPFDAKNPFLAAVTTNRKLNQGTERHLMHLELDISDSKLRYESGDHVAVYPANDSALVNQLGEILGADLDVVMSLNNLDEESNKKHPFPCPTSYRTALTYYLDITNPPRTNVLYELAQYASEPTEQEHLRKMASSSGEGKELYLSWVVEARRHILAILQDYPSLRPPIDHLCELLPRLQARYYSIASSSKVHPNSVHICAVAVEYQTRSGRINKGVATSWLRAKEPAGENGRRALVPMFVRKSQFRLPFKAATPVIMVGPGTGVAPFIGFIQERAWLRQQGKEVGETLLYYGCRRSDEDYLYREELAQFHQDGSLTQLNVAFSREQPHKVYVQHLLKRDKEHLWQLIHEAGAHIYVCGDARNMARDVQNTFYDIVAEVGAMEHAQAVDYIKKLMTKGRYSLDVWS